In a single window of the Campylobacter concisus genome:
- a CDS encoding tetratricopeptide repeat protein: MSVDIFFIGHRDPIFSLIILFSIILMIAALSYAWGIFSSKDEKKRIEKFIRKFDSKDGISSEHKQMLQSPEIDAQSLCMLGQTFAKNGDFEKSISVYLIALGKVRDKNEKEFILNELGEVYFKAGFLKKASEVFEKVLELSPRNVLALRFLTMIDEKLKNYKEALYALNSLEELGVNVKDQKAYIKAISTLDDRNLSFNEKVEILSHLSQNFELLKRMILALFIRHNENLENLKDFARFEDVIDLLYNLKTPINLSDSKYKSLFYAKGDIDEPCEIDGFELNVIKKLKDAKFDAAGLSFNYVCKSCKNSFPMHFYRCPVCHELGSVKILSHITEKASEDSNTF, encoded by the coding sequence ATGAGCGTGGATATTTTTTTCATTGGGCACAGAGATCCGATATTTAGCCTTATTATTTTATTTAGCATTATTTTGATGATAGCCGCATTAAGCTATGCTTGGGGTATCTTTTCAAGCAAAGATGAGAAAAAACGCATTGAAAAATTTATAAGAAAATTTGATAGCAAAGACGGCATAAGTAGCGAGCATAAGCAGATGCTACAAAGCCCAGAGATAGACGCCCAAAGCCTTTGCATGCTAGGGCAAACTTTTGCTAAAAATGGTGATTTTGAAAAATCAATTAGTGTTTATCTCATAGCGCTTGGCAAAGTTAGAGATAAAAATGAAAAAGAATTTATCCTAAACGAGCTTGGAGAGGTCTATTTTAAGGCTGGATTTTTAAAAAAAGCTAGTGAAGTCTTTGAAAAAGTGCTTGAACTAAGCCCAAGAAATGTGCTTGCACTTCGCTTTTTAACGATGATAGATGAAAAACTTAAAAACTACAAAGAAGCTCTTTATGCGCTAAATTCTCTTGAAGAGCTTGGTGTAAATGTAAAAGATCAAAAGGCCTATATAAAGGCGATCAGCACGCTTGATGATAGAAATTTAAGCTTTAATGAAAAGGTAGAAATTCTCTCCCATCTTAGCCAAAATTTTGAGCTTTTAAAGCGCATGATCTTAGCCCTTTTCATAAGACACAATGAAAATTTAGAAAATTTAAAAGATTTTGCTCGTTTTGAAGATGTGATCGATCTGCTTTACAACCTAAAAACGCCTATAAATTTAAGCGATTCAAAGTACAAATCACTCTTTTATGCAAAGGGTGATATAGATGAGCCATGTGAAATTGATGGCTTTGAGCTAAACGTTATCAAAAAACTAAAAGATGCTAAATTTGACGCGGCTGGGTTAAGCTTTAACTATGTTTGCAAAAGCTGCAAAAACTCATTTCCTATGCATTTTTACCGCTGTCCGGTCTGTCACGAGCTAGGAAGTGTCAAAATTTTATCCCACATCACAGAAAAAGCAAGTGAAGATAGTAACACTTTTTAG
- a CDS encoding molybdopterin-dependent oxidoreductase has translation MKRRDFIKFSALAATAAQASRIEGVTKTIFDQNKTFGANRFGLFWANTNSNQIVSVDPFEGDKFPNTMNNSLPDLIQNESRVLYPYVRKSYLKAKGAAKSELRGKEEFVRVSWDTALDLAAKALKENFDKYGPESIYGECYWWGGSGKISWGRTVGHRMLKVLGGYVEESGDYSTGAGLVIMPHVLGNSAVYDAPTKWEAMVKNAKNIVFWGTDPLVTGQISWQPPTHDGYLGIKKIKDAGIKTYSVCVFKNDTTRYLDSETIIVRPNTDVAMMLGMCHYLYENNLYDEEFIKKYTVGFNKFKDYLLGTTDKVVKDINWASKICGVKAEEIAKFATVLAKEPSTIIAGRSLQRQDHGEMSFWGIVTLSAMLGHIGKEGLGFEFNLYYGNGSTDKIAPALKGISTRISEKYENVDGAPWKKFKNVTIPSSRSIEALQNPGKEIDYDGSKIKLPHMRVAYMASGSMFTRHQDVNNAVKAWRKFDTVITAEPFWTSTAKLSDIVLPVALEVERNDINQSVPSSEYIVAYKPVVEPMGESRSDYWICSQICKRWGREEVFTEGKDELGWAKEFYADAVEQAKTLDLKMPNFDEFWKEGYVKFDKDNEETKYYTRLSAFRENPHKNRLGTPSGKIEIYSPTIAKFGYKDFAPHFAWIEPFEWLGSEKAKKYPFSITTPHSRYRLHSQLNNSIIRNYAEVSAREPMLINTNDAKKKGIATGDVVRVFNDRGEILVGALVTDIIPERVIAICEGAWYDPEVLGERSLCKHGCINVLTRDKGTSSIAQSNCGHTILADLEKYKGEIKPITAFSKPKILQSL, from the coding sequence ATGAAAAGACGAGATTTCATAAAATTTTCTGCGCTTGCAGCCACTGCGGCACAAGCAAGTAGGATTGAAGGCGTGACAAAAACCATTTTTGACCAAAACAAAACCTTTGGCGCAAATAGATTTGGGCTATTTTGGGCAAATACCAACTCAAATCAAATCGTCTCTGTTGATCCATTTGAGGGCGATAAATTCCCAAATACCATGAATAATAGCTTGCCAGACCTCATCCAAAACGAAAGCCGCGTGCTCTATCCATACGTAAGAAAGAGCTACTTAAAGGCAAAAGGCGCAGCAAAAAGTGAGCTTCGTGGCAAGGAAGAATTTGTGCGTGTTAGCTGGGATACAGCACTTGATTTAGCTGCAAAAGCCTTAAAAGAAAATTTTGACAAATATGGCCCTGAAAGCATCTACGGCGAATGCTACTGGTGGGGTGGTAGCGGTAAGATCAGCTGGGGCAGAACTGTTGGTCACAGGATGCTAAAAGTGCTTGGCGGATACGTCGAAGAGAGTGGCGACTACTCAACTGGAGCTGGCCTTGTCATCATGCCTCACGTCCTTGGAAATAGTGCGGTTTATGACGCTCCTACAAAATGGGAAGCTATGGTTAAAAATGCTAAGAACATCGTATTTTGGGGCACTGATCCGCTTGTAACTGGTCAAATTTCATGGCAGCCACCAACACACGATGGTTATCTTGGTATTAAAAAGATAAAAGATGCTGGCATTAAAACCTATAGTGTTTGCGTCTTTAAAAATGACACCACAAGATACCTTGACTCTGAAACTATCATCGTTCGTCCAAACACTGACGTAGCAATGATGCTTGGTATGTGCCACTATCTTTATGAAAACAATCTTTACGACGAGGAATTTATAAAAAAATACACAGTTGGTTTTAATAAATTTAAAGATTATTTGCTTGGTACGACCGACAAAGTAGTAAAAGATATAAACTGGGCTAGTAAAATTTGTGGTGTAAAAGCTGAAGAGATTGCAAAATTTGCTACTGTACTCGCAAAAGAGCCAAGCACTATCATCGCTGGTAGATCACTTCAAAGACAAGACCATGGCGAAATGAGCTTTTGGGGTATCGTAACTCTTAGTGCGATGCTTGGCCACATCGGCAAAGAAGGTCTTGGATTTGAGTTTAACCTCTACTACGGAAACGGCAGTACGGATAAGATAGCACCTGCTCTAAAAGGTATCAGCACTAGAATAAGCGAGAAATATGAAAACGTAGATGGTGCTCCGTGGAAGAAATTTAAAAACGTAACCATCCCATCTTCAAGATCAATCGAAGCCTTACAAAATCCTGGCAAAGAGATAGACTATGATGGCTCTAAGATCAAACTTCCACATATGAGAGTAGCTTATATGGCCTCTGGTTCGATGTTTACAAGACACCAGGATGTAAACAATGCAGTTAAAGCATGGCGTAAATTTGATACTGTTATCACAGCTGAGCCATTTTGGACAAGCACAGCTAAACTAAGCGACATCGTCTTACCAGTGGCGCTTGAGGTAGAAAGAAATGACATCAACCAAAGTGTCCCATCAAGCGAATACATCGTGGCATACAAACCAGTAGTTGAGCCAATGGGTGAAAGCAGAAGTGACTACTGGATCTGCTCACAAATTTGCAAACGCTGGGGTAGAGAAGAGGTCTTTACAGAGGGTAAAGATGAACTTGGCTGGGCAAAAGAATTTTACGCAGATGCGGTGGAACAAGCTAAAACACTAGATCTTAAAATGCCAAACTTTGATGAGTTTTGGAAAGAGGGCTATGTCAAATTTGACAAAGACAATGAAGAGACAAAATACTACACAAGACTTAGTGCATTTAGAGAAAATCCACACAAAAATCGCCTTGGCACGCCATCAGGCAAGATAGAGATCTACTCTCCAACTATTGCTAAATTTGGCTACAAAGACTTTGCTCCACACTTTGCTTGGATCGAGCCGTTTGAGTGGCTTGGTAGTGAAAAAGCTAAAAAATATCCATTTAGCATCACAACCCCACACTCAAGATACCGCTTGCACTCTCAGCTAAATAACTCAATAATCAGAAACTACGCTGAAGTGAGCGCAAGAGAGCCGATGCTAATAAACACAAATGACGCTAAGAAAAAAGGCATCGCAACTGGCGATGTAGTGAGAGTCTTTAACGACAGGGGCGAAATTTTAGTAGGAGCACTTGTCACTGACATCATCCCAGAGCGTGTCATCGCTATTTGCGAAGGTGCATGGTACGACCCTGAAGTGCTTGGCGAAAGAAGCCTTTGCAAGCACGGTTGCATCAATGTCCTAACACGTGATAAAGGTACATCTAGCATCGCTCAAAGCAACTGCGGACATACGATACTAGCGGATCTTGAAAAATATAAAGGCGAGATCAAACCAATAACTGCGTTTTCTAAACCAAAAATTTTACAATCTTTGTAG
- the aroC gene encoding chorismate synthase — MNTFGKKLTLTTFGESHGVAIGGVIDGLPAGLKIDTDFIQSELDKRRPGQSNFTTARDEADKIEIFSGLFDGISTGAPIGFAIFNNNQKSNDYDNLREIFRPGHADFTYFKKYGFRDHRGGGRSSARETAVRVAGGAFAQLLLNEFNIEILSGVLGIGKVFSDKIDFNFAKNSQIYALGNEEAMKEVINKARSEHDSVGAVVLSVAKGVPAGLGEPLYDKLDSALAAALMGINGVKAVEIGAGVNVSSMLGSANNDEMDELGFLSNNAGGILGGISSGAEIVLKSHFKPTPSIFKEQKTLNLAGEVVDFELRGRHDPCIGIRGSVVTTAMIRLVIADMLLLNASTKLENLKKIYG, encoded by the coding sequence TTGAATACATTTGGCAAAAAACTAACCTTAACAACCTTTGGTGAGAGCCATGGAGTGGCGATCGGTGGCGTGATAGACGGACTTCCAGCTGGGCTAAAGATCGATACAGATTTTATCCAAAGTGAGCTTGACAAGCGTCGCCCAGGACAAAGCAATTTCACAACCGCAAGAGACGAGGCTGACAAGATAGAAATTTTTAGTGGTCTTTTTGATGGTATAAGCACTGGGGCGCCGATAGGCTTTGCCATTTTTAATAACAATCAAAAGTCAAATGACTATGACAATTTACGTGAAATTTTCCGTCCAGGCCATGCGGATTTTACTTATTTCAAAAAATATGGCTTTAGAGATCATAGAGGCGGCGGACGCTCAAGCGCAAGAGAAACGGCCGTTAGAGTAGCTGGTGGGGCTTTTGCGCAGCTACTTTTAAATGAGTTTAATATAGAAATTTTAAGTGGAGTGCTTGGTATAGGCAAAGTTTTTAGCGACAAAATAGACTTTAACTTTGCTAAAAATTCTCAAATTTATGCTCTTGGCAATGAAGAAGCGATGAAAGAAGTGATAAATAAAGCTAGAAGCGAGCACGATAGCGTGGGAGCTGTGGTTTTAAGCGTGGCTAAAGGCGTACCAGCTGGTCTTGGCGAGCCACTTTATGATAAGCTAGATAGCGCTTTAGCAGCGGCTTTGATGGGAATAAACGGCGTAAAAGCCGTAGAGATCGGTGCTGGCGTGAATGTAAGCTCTATGCTTGGCTCAGCAAACAACGACGAGATGGACGAACTTGGCTTTTTGAGCAATAACGCTGGTGGCATACTTGGGGGCATAAGCAGTGGCGCCGAGATCGTGCTAAAGAGCCATTTTAAGCCTACACCTTCGATATTTAAAGAGCAAAAGACGCTAAATTTAGCTGGCGAAGTGGTAGACTTTGAGCTAAGGGGTAGACATGATCCTTGTATAGGCATACGAGGAAGCGTCGTTACAACCGCGATGATAAGGCTAGTTATCGCCGATATGTTACTACTAAATGCTAGCACAAAGCTTGAAAATTTAAAGAAAATTTACGGCTAA
- the rnc gene encoding ribonuclease III, which yields MKILEEFEESLRYKFKKTELLEEALTHKSTKQALNNERLEFLGDAVMDLLVAEYLFKKFSKIAEGDMSKLRAALVNEKSFANMARHLKMGKFLRLSTAEENNGGREKDSILSDAFEAVMGAIYLEAGLDKVREISIALLELCYPQIDFAHLEKDYKTALQEVTQASLGVIPTYELIGTSGPDHKKEFEIALLLNGKEISRAVGSSKKQAQQLAAKIALEKIKK from the coding sequence ATGAAAATTTTAGAAGAATTTGAAGAAAGTCTTAGATATAAATTTAAAAAAACTGAACTTTTAGAAGAGGCACTAACGCACAAGAGCACCAAACAGGCGTTAAATAACGAGAGGCTAGAGTTTTTGGGTGATGCGGTAATGGATCTGCTTGTGGCTGAGTATCTTTTTAAGAAATTTAGCAAGATCGCAGAGGGCGACATGAGTAAGCTAAGAGCTGCGCTTGTAAATGAAAAAAGCTTTGCAAATATGGCAAGGCATCTAAAAATGGGTAAATTTTTAAGGTTAAGCACGGCCGAAGAGAATAATGGCGGGCGCGAGAAAGATAGCATTTTAAGCGACGCATTTGAGGCTGTGATGGGTGCTATCTACCTTGAGGCTGGACTTGATAAAGTGCGAGAAATTTCGATCGCCCTGCTTGAGCTTTGCTATCCACAGATCGACTTTGCACACCTTGAAAAGGACTACAAAACCGCTCTTCAAGAGGTCACTCAGGCCAGTCTTGGTGTCATACCAACATACGAACTCATCGGCACGTCAGGTCCTGATCACAAGAAAGAATTTGAGATAGCCTTGCTACTAAATGGAAAAGAAATTTCACGCGCCGTTGGCAGCTCTAAAAAGCAAGCCCAACAGCTTGCAGCAAAAATCGCACTAGAAAAAATCAAAAAATAG
- a CDS encoding DNA repair protein: MKNEVQKFYAVIDLKSFYASVECVERGLDPFKADLVVADDSRGNGSVCLAVSPALRAKGVKNRCRLFEIPKAIKFIIAPPRMQFYIDYAAKIYEIYLKYVSKDDIYVYSIDEAFIDLTSYVKFYNTDAKSIAKKIMDEILKTTGVTATCGMGTNLYLAKIALDILAKHSDDGIAFLDEQLYKERLWTHQPLDDFWRIGKQTRLKLEKHGIFCMKDIANAPRSLLEKFFGVDAYITIDHANGIEPTTIADIKTYKPSTKSYFSSEILPRDYERCEAVVVLKEMADRLALRLINKEVMASGITINIKFADKLKPLQRASVRFKTPTNVSSMLMSSAEELLLNKIKNVGLIRQISISVNDVVKESLAHSSLFEDDTKEKAVLKSLNIIKEKFGKNSVLRAIDLLPEATGQDRNKKIGGHKSGE; the protein is encoded by the coding sequence ATGAAAAACGAAGTGCAAAAATTTTATGCCGTCATTGATCTAAAGTCCTTTTACGCATCAGTTGAGTGCGTGGAGCGAGGACTTGATCCGTTTAAAGCCGATCTGGTCGTGGCTGACGATAGTCGTGGCAACGGAAGTGTTTGCCTAGCCGTTAGTCCAGCCCTTAGAGCTAAAGGTGTGAAAAATAGATGCAGGCTTTTTGAAATACCAAAGGCTATAAAATTTATCATCGCACCGCCTAGAATGCAGTTTTACATCGACTATGCGGCTAAAATTTATGAGATATACCTAAAATATGTCTCAAAAGATGATATCTATGTCTATTCTATCGATGAGGCCTTTATCGATCTTACTTCTTATGTTAAATTTTATAATACCGATGCAAAATCCATAGCCAAAAAGATAATGGATGAAATTTTAAAAACTACTGGCGTGACTGCCACTTGTGGCATGGGCACAAATTTATACCTTGCAAAAATCGCCCTTGATATCTTAGCTAAGCACAGTGATGATGGGATTGCATTTTTAGACGAGCAGCTTTATAAAGAACGTCTTTGGACGCATCAACCTTTAGATGACTTTTGGCGTATAGGTAAGCAAACTAGACTAAAGCTGGAAAAACATGGAATTTTTTGTATGAAAGATATAGCAAATGCTCCGCGAAGCTTGCTTGAGAAATTTTTTGGAGTTGATGCCTATATAACGATAGATCACGCAAATGGCATAGAGCCAACGACAATAGCTGACATAAAAACATATAAACCAAGCACAAAATCCTATTTTAGCTCTGAAATTTTACCAAGAGACTATGAACGTTGTGAGGCGGTAGTCGTACTAAAAGAAATGGCTGATAGACTAGCACTTAGGCTGATCAACAAAGAAGTAATGGCAAGTGGAATAACGATAAATATAAAATTTGCCGACAAACTCAAGCCGCTACAACGTGCGAGCGTTCGGTTTAAGACACCAACAAATGTTTCGAGCATGCTGATGAGTTCAGCCGAAGAGTTGCTCTTAAATAAGATAAAAAATGTTGGGCTGATTAGGCAAATTAGCATCAGTGTAAACGACGTAGTAAAAGAGAGCCTAGCTCACTCTAGTCTTTTTGAGGATGATACTAAAGAAAAGGCGGTTTTAAAATCCCTAAATATCATAAAAGAAAAATTTGGTAAAAACTCGGTTTTAAGAGCTATCGATCTACTACCAGAAGCCACTGGGCAAGATAGAAATAAAAAGATCGGAGGGCACAAAAGTGGCGAGTAA
- the rnhA gene encoding ribonuclease HI — translation MKIVTLFSDGSCLGNPGAGGWAYILRFNEAQKKASGGEAYTTNNQMELKAAIMGLKALKEPCEVRLFTDSSYVVNSINEWLSNWQKRNFKNVKNVELWQEYLEISKPHKVVASWVKGHAGHPENEECDQMARDEALKIKDENER, via the coding sequence GTGAAGATAGTAACACTTTTTAGTGATGGCTCGTGTCTTGGAAACCCTGGAGCTGGAGGCTGGGCATATATATTGAGATTTAATGAAGCGCAGAAAAAAGCAAGCGGCGGCGAGGCATATACGACAAATAACCAAATGGAGTTAAAAGCTGCGATAATGGGACTAAAAGCTCTAAAAGAGCCTTGTGAAGTGAGACTATTTACCGATAGCTCATACGTGGTAAATAGCATAAATGAGTGGCTTTCTAACTGGCAAAAGAGAAATTTTAAAAATGTAAAAAATGTAGAGCTTTGGCAGGAGTATTTAGAAATTTCAAAGCCTCACAAAGTCGTGGCAAGCTGGGTTAAGGGGCATGCTGGACACCCTGAAAACGAGGAGTGCGACCAGATGGCAAGAGATGAGGCATTAAAAATAAAAGATGAGAATGAAAGATGA
- a CDS encoding YolD-like family protein, producing the protein MASKDRAKIFSSFNPLSTLERALRQKERERREKLELDESMVDEILKKISRLRAADEVYVSYYDGYTYASARGLISDVNFKNKTLMVVKTRIKFEDINDLKII; encoded by the coding sequence GTGGCGAGTAAAGATAGAGCAAAAATTTTTAGCTCGTTTAATCCGCTATCAACCTTAGAGCGAGCCCTCCGCCAAAAAGAGCGTGAGAGAAGAGAAAAGCTTGAACTTGATGAAAGCATGGTGGATGAAATTTTAAAAAAGATAAGCAGGCTAAGAGCAGCTGATGAAGTATACGTGAGCTACTATGACGGCTATACCTATGCAAGTGCTAGAGGGCTAATCTCCGATGTAAATTTCAAAAATAAAACTCTTATGGTTGTAAAAACTAGGATCAAATTTGAAGATATAAATGACCTAAAAATAATTTAG
- a CDS encoding autotransporter outer membrane beta-barrel domain-containing protein: MSDSMGAIELDLNALEVANLFGTSHLAKYAFADDFGYKSDVYQPAYESDEKNVISFANVNGFKADYDESGIDLKGVGLSAGVAFSAKENIYGAFIENSYAKFDNSDEDAKIDGRVRNYGLGIFSRLNLPRDFYIDLMAKAGRSQTKFDAKDIDYKISMPYYNASFGVGKKIKFDSFILDSGLNYALSYVGSDEANIGQSTLKFSSVTSSRDKIYSKIAYDAGKFNPYGKISAEYKFNTKSKIAVIQEDEEISLTQKGTSSEVEVGLRYTPTYVTLINFGIAQSFGKKDQSSAKLQFAYRF; encoded by the coding sequence ATGAGCGACTCAATGGGGGCTATTGAGCTTGATCTAAATGCACTAGAAGTTGCAAATTTGTTTGGCACATCTCATCTTGCTAAATATGCATTTGCTGATGACTTTGGTTATAAAAGCGACGTATATCAGCCAGCATACGAAAGCGATGAAAAAAACGTGATCAGTTTTGCAAATGTAAATGGATTTAAAGCAGACTATGATGAGAGCGGCATTGATCTAAAAGGTGTTGGCTTATCAGCTGGCGTAGCATTTAGTGCAAAAGAGAACATTTATGGAGCTTTTATTGAGAACTCATACGCTAAATTTGATAACAGCGATGAAGATGCCAAAATAGATGGCAGAGTTAGAAACTATGGACTTGGTATTTTTTCAAGGCTAAATTTGCCGCGTGATTTTTATATCGATCTCATGGCAAAAGCTGGTAGGAGTCAAACTAAGTTTGATGCGAAAGACATAGATTATAAAATCTCGATGCCATACTACAATGCTAGCTTTGGCGTCGGCAAAAAGATAAAATTTGATAGCTTTATACTTGATAGTGGGCTAAACTACGCACTCTCTTATGTCGGTAGCGATGAGGCAAATATCGGACAAAGCACATTAAAATTTAGCAGCGTTACATCAAGTAGAGATAAAATTTACTCAAAAATAGCCTATGATGCTGGTAAATTTAATCCTTATGGAAAAATTAGCGCTGAGTATAAATTTAACACCAAGTCAAAAATAGCGGTGATCCAAGAAGACGAGGAGATCAGCCTAACTCAAAAAGGTACAAGTTCAGAGGTTGAGGTCGGTCTAAGATATACGCCAACTTATGTGACACTCATAAATTTTGGCATAGCACAATCTTTTGGTAAAAAAGATCAAAGCAGCGCAAAACTTCAGTTTGCTTATAGATTCTAA